ATGCGCATTTTCTTGGATAGGCTTGGTTTATTACCAGGAAGGGGTGCCAACCGAGTCCTCGCGCTGGATATATGAGTGTTATCAGAAAAAAATTGGCTATGCCAAGTCTGTTTCACAGCCGAAAATTGTTTGGATTGCCGGTTCCAGCGGCCTGTTTGGCGTGAATATGGCGGAAATTGGCGATCGTTTTAACGTTCCCACGCTAAATTTTGGCGTACATGCCGGCTTGCGTCTAAAGTACATTGTCGACATGGCCAAAACGGTGCTTGTCCCGGAAGATACCGCAATTGTAGCAATGGAATACGAATTGTTTTTGACGGAAAAGATACCCAATGTAGAGCTGCTTGACTACATGTTTTCCCGTGATCCTGATTATTTGCACAGCCAAAATATAATGAACCAGGCCAAATTTTACTTCGCTTTATCAGAAAAAAGACTGCTTGCGGGTCTTAAGGCCAAAAGGCAGCCGCAAACGGCCAGTTTGGACGGTTATCAAGCATCGACGCTCAACCGTCATGGCGATGAAACCAAAAAATATTTAGATCCCCAAAATACGCCGCTCATAAATATTCACAATCGGGTACTGTCTGAGACTCCCAACTGGTCCGCCTTGCTTAAAGGTATTCCCGACGACAGCCCTCAGTGGACGATATTTCGTGATTTTTTGCAGTGGTGTAAATCCAATCACGTACGCGTAATTTTAACATATCCCAGCGTGGCTTATTTCCCGGAATACCAAGGGGAGATTGGCAAAAAAACATTAAGTAAAGTGGAACAATTTTATAACTCCCTGGAAACGCCGGTTTTAGGAACCCCAACGGAGTTTATGTATGACAAAAAATATTTCTACGATACAATCTATCACTTAAATTCTGAAGGGGCAAAGCTTCATACCCAAGAACTTATAACTATGCTGCAACCGTATTTGCAGCGGCCTTAGACCGGTGTCGGCTGCACGGAGGTATCTAAGTGAAAGAAGTATTAGCGGCAGCGACAAAAAGAAAAGATAGCAGGTGGGGTATAATACTTCCGGTTATGACATTTATAACATGGCTGATTTGTATTTTACCCTCTGTATATCGAGCTTCGTTTGGATTTCTTGATGATCCTGTTCTTGTAATTCAGGCGAGAGATTTTTTGCTTGGCGAGGCTCCTTTGGAGCCTAATATCGGGCTGGGCCGATTTCAACCGGTATATAAGCTGGGCAAAGTGATTCCATATTTGTTGTGGGGAGCTTCGCCGGCAGGATTTTATTTTATTCAGTCGCTCCTGGTTTTGTTAAGCGGACTGATTATTGTCAGGCTAACCTATATTTTTACTGGTTCGGCTGTTGCCGCCGGTATCGCCGGCGTTTTTTTTCTGACTGGGTCGCCTGTTTATGAGACGGCCTATACACTGGGAAAATCCGAAATTCCGGCTTTAATGTTTTTTTTACTTGCTTCCTTTGCTGCCGTATCTTATCTATTCCGGGCCGAACAGCAGAAAAGTTTCGCGGCGGCGTTAGGCGTGTTTGCTTTTTCCCTGGGCGGGGTTTGGACGAAAGAAACCCTTATGAGCATAGCTGCTTTTGGCATTGCCGGCGCGGCTATGGCCTATTGTTTGCCGTCCCGCGAACGTAGTTGGGTCTACCGCTGGCTGCATATAGCCGGCTTAGAAATTTTCGCTGTTTTTATTGCCCGGCTGGTTTATTATCTGTTGCGCCCGGACTATTCCCCGCTATACACAACCTACTCGTTAGAGATAAGCGGGATATGGGCTAACTTCCTGTATTATTTACAGCAGACGCCGGATGTCGTTTTTTTTGGCCTGGCTTCTGTTTTCGCAATGATTATTTGGCACCGGCTTTTAACAGTTGAAATGACGGAAGGCAGGATTTACAGCTTTGCCTTTGCCCTACTAAACATCGGCTGGGTTTACTTTTTGGGGATGCTGTTCTGGCGGTGGGGTAATGGTTACTATGTATACATTCCCAGCGCTCTTTTTCAAATGGTTTTTATTATAAGCGGTTATTATGTAATGCGGTCCGCACGCGCCTGCCGGTGGCTGCCGGCGTTAGCAGCTATCGCAGCTATCGTAGTCATCATTTTTAAAGCTTACGGTTTGGCATACGGCTACTATGCGGCAATATCGCAGCGTATCAACGATCGTATGTATTATGAGGCAATGCAGCAATACGCGGCAATGGCCAAGCCTGGAGAGCGGCTGCTTATGGAACAATGGAGCTTCTTTGAAGAACCGCCGCAAGAGTCTCAGGCCCTGATGCAGCAGCTTTGGGGCAAGCAAGCCGGTGTTCACGGCATTCTTACCTATTTTACCGGCGCAGTCCCGACGGCGGAACAGGCAAAGACCTATCTGGGCCAGGAAAAAATTGATCGTTATACGTTAACCCCGCGCGAAGGCGACTATATTCTGTTTATGCCGGGAAGAAATCCCGCCTACTGGTCCATTCGGGGCATAGCGCCGTTTCAGGATGAACAATCCCGGGTGGAAAAAAATAAAATGAACGCTACCCTAAAAGCAGCTAACCAAATTTCAGCAAAATGTCTTATATTACGAAACCAAATTCCTTTTGTGGCGGTTGATTCTGTTTACCGTGGTTATCGCCTGTACCAGGTGGGCGATGTTAAACACATGACCCAGTGGCGGGGCCGGTCTGAAGATGGCTGGATCGCCGGCGAGGCGACAGCCGCTATCATGCCGCGGGAGGGGAAGCCGGTTGTGGAATTTGCTGTAGAGGTTCCCCAGGCCACAGTACCGCAAAAATTAAGCATTTTTGCCGGGAACGACCTTATCGCCCATGAAACCTATACGAAAGCCGGCAAGTATAAGGTTCTTGTTCCTACAGACAAGCTGGCGGGGAAAGACAGGCTGGTGGAACTGCGCTTTGTTGTTGACAAAACATTTATTCCGAAAGATTTGGGAATTAATGAGGATACCAGGCGGCTGGGAATTATGCTGACTGAGATTCAGTAAGGGGATAAATTGCTGCAATTGTAATAATCAACCTGGGGCAAAATAACTCCCTAATGCAGGATTTTTCTTGAGATTGTAGAAATAATCATAAATCTGTAAGATATATACATTGACCCTTCGACACTTCCGGACTAAGAAAAGGTGATATTTTGCGTATTGGTGTAGATGCTACTGTTTTGTCTTACGGCAAGACGGGTGTGGGACACTATGTGGAAAACGTATTGGCGCAACTTGCCAAAATAGACGCCGCCAATGAATATGTGCTGTATTCCAATCGGCCGATCGGCTGGCAGGCGGACAATAGCCGGTTTCAATATTCGATTGCCGATGTTCGCTATAATAACTGGTGGATGCAATGGACGCTGCCGGGACTGCTGAAAAAAGATAAAATTGATTTGTTTTGGGGTGTGGGTTTTCGCATCCCTTTTGAACGTTCCGGCCATTGTTTGCGAGTGGTTACCGTCCATGATCTGGTGTATCGGATTATGCCGGGCACCTTGCCCTGGAAACAGGCGTTGCATCTGCGAACTCTGATGCCTTTGTACTTGTCCTGCGCCGATCATGTTATTGTGAATTCCCGGCATACCTGCAACGATCTTTTGACATATTATAATTATCCGGCCGAGAAGATTACTGTAACCCCTTTAGCCGCTGATCATTCATCCGCTCCGCCGCGACTTCCGGCGCAAACCCAGGCGGTTATGGCCAAGTATGGGATTCAGCCGGGTTATGTGTTATACGTGGGGACTATTGAGCCGCGCAAAGGGCTGGACACACTTTTCCGTGCTCTTTCTCTGTTTCGGGAATCAGGCAGTGAGCTTCCCTGCCTGGTATTGGCGGGGAATATTGGCTGGAAATCCAAGCCCATCATTGATTTGGTGGAACGGCTCCAAATCAGGCGGCAGGTTACTTTCCTTCGTTACGTGCCTGATGATGATCTCGCCGCTCTCTATCGGGGCGCCAAAATTTTCGTCTATCCTTCTTTATACGAAGGATTCGGTTTGCCGGTGCTGGAAGCCATGACCGCCGGCGTACCCGTCATTACCACGAATTCATCCTCTTTGCCGGAAGTAGGCGGTGAAGGAGCGCTGTACATTAATCCCGGCGACCATGTTCAGTTATACTCCTTCTTGCAAGAATTGCTTGGCAATGAGGCCCTGCGGCAAAAATATCAGGCTAAAGGCCGGCAGCAGATCAAAAAATTCTCCTGGGAAAACACTGCCGCGAAGACTTTGGACGTATTTCACAAGGTCTTTCGGCAAAGATAAAGAATCCAAAAGGTATGACAATTATGAAGAGTTTAGGCATAGACGCCAGAATGTGGCGGCACTCGGGAATTGGCGTTTATTTGCGGAACTTGTTGCCGCGAGTGGTAAACAAGCTGCCGGAAGTATGGTTTGTGATCATGGGCGACGCCGGGGCGCTAGCCCTTGGCGGGCAATTGGACAGAGAAAATGTTTCCCTGGTAAACTTTTCTTCTCCTATATACGGCCTGCGGGAACAATGGGAATTGCGGCGGCGCCTGCCCCGCTGCCTGGATGGATTTTGGTCGCCTCATTATAATTTCCCGTTGTTTTTTGGCGGGAAAAGATTAGTAACTGTCCATGATATGTGTCACCTGGCGCTGAAACAGTTTGTCCCCGGCTTCCACAGGCGTTATTATGCCCGGCGGATGTTGACGCAAGTCGCCAAACAGGCTGACGCCATTATCTGCGTATCGACCTTCACCAAGGAAGAGTTCAACAAATACGTAAAAGTGCCTCATCAGCGGATTTATACGGTTCATAACGGCGTGGACGAATTTTTCCTCGCTTCCGCCACGGCCATGCAATCTCCTCCGGTTCATTATCCTTATATTTTGTATGTCGGCAATGTAAAGCCCCACAAAAACTTGCCCACATTGCTGCAAGCCTTTGTCTCGCTGATGGGAGAAATACCTCATAATTTAGTGGTCGTCGGCAAAAAAGAAGGATTTATAGCGGAAGATCAGAAAGTCCTGAACTTTGCCGCCGGCTACGGCGGCCGGATTGTATTCACCGGCGAAATTGATCAGGAAACCTTAAAGCAATATTATTTGCATGCCGCTATGCTGGTTTTTCCGTCTTTATATGAAGGCTTTGGCTTGCCGCCGCTGGAAGCCATGGCCTGCGGCTGCCCGGTTATTGCCTCGCAAGCCGCTTCCTTGCCGGAAGTATGCGGTCAAAGCGCTATATATTTTAATCCTTTCGCGCCGGCGGAACTGGCCTGTAAAATCAAAGAGCTGTTGAACGATGAAAGAAGGCGGCAATTGCTGCAAGGGGCCGGCAGGAAAAGAGCAGGTCAATTTTCCTGGGACAAGTCGGCGGCAAGGACCGTCGATGTCATAAAAGAGTTATTGGACATAACGTAGTATTGATAAGTATTGCTAAAAAAACAAGAGGTACTGAGGCTTATGAAGGAAGAAACTTGCCCCGCGATTGCTTTGGCCGTACCCAGCCTAAACCAAGGCAAGTTTTTGCGCTCCTGTCTGGACAGCATTCTTGCCCAGCAGGGCGTACGGTTTAAAATAGCCTTAATGGACGGCGGCTCTACGGATGAAACCCGGAAGATTATTGCGGAATACAGTCCACGGCTGGCTTATTGGCGTTCCCGGCCTGACAATGGACAGGCCGCTGCCATTAATGAAGGCATCGCCGCTTTAGGGGCTTGCGATTATGTGGGCTGGCTCAATTCCGATGATATACTTTTGCCTGACGCCTTGCGGAAAATGGCCAAACTATTGGCTGACCGGCCGCAAGCCGGCGCAGTTTACGCCCAAGGACTGATAATTGACGAGGACGGCCGCAAACAGGCTGATTATCCTACCCAGGTCTTTAATAAAGCCCGGTTTGCAAAAAATTGTTTTATCTGCCAGCCGGCGACGCTAATCCGAAAAACCGCCTGGGATGCGGTCGGGGGACTGGATGTTGAATTTCATATGTGCATGGATTATGATTTATGGTGGCGGTTATTGGCGCAGGGAACGCTGGAGTACCTGGCGGAATATACCGCTTGCTCCCGGGATTATGCAACGACCAAGACGCGTACGGCTCAACTTGCCAATGTCCGGGAAGCCCAGAAACTGCTGCACCGGCACTGCGGTCAAGTTCCCGCTAATTGGATATTGGAAGAAGTCGTATGGCAATGGAAAGAAAAAAAAGAAAAGAAACATGGTCGGCCTAATATTATGGAAAAATTGGCTTTAGTGGTGGAATTTGCCTTGGTTTACGCCAAAAGGCGCAGTTTAGGTGAAAGAGGTTACTTGCCGTGAAGACCGCGATTATTCATGATTGGCTGGTTAATTACGCCGGAGCGGAAGCCGTGTTGGCGGAAATGTTAAAAATTTATCCGGGGGCTGATATATTTACTCTGGTTGATTTTCTGCCGGCGGAAGCCCGGTCTTTTTTACAGGGCCGCACCGTATCAACATCCTGTATCCAGGCATTGCCGGCAGCAAAAAAATATTATCGCAACTACTTGCCGTTAATGCCTTTAGCCGTCGAACAATTTGACCTTTCCGGCTATGAATTGGTTCTGTCCAGTTCTCACGCCGTAGCCAAAGGAGTGTTGACAGGTCCCGGTCAACTCCATATATCCTATGTCCATTCTCCCATGCGCTATGCCTGGGATTTGCAGCACCAATACCTTCAACAGGCCGGACTTACCTCGGGAATTAAGGCCTGGCTGACCAAATGGCTGCTTCACCGCCTGCGCCTGTGGGATGTGCGGACAGCTAACGGGGTGGATCTTTTTATTGCCAATTCCCGCTTTATCGCCCGGCGGATATGGAAAATCTACCGGCGTAAGGCCGTCGTCATATATCCGCCCGTAGACACGGAAAGCTTTTCTCTCTGCGAAGACAAAGATGATTATTACATTGCCGCCAGCCGGCTTGTTCCCTATAAGCGGATGGACCTGATTGTGGAAGCCTTTGGCGAGATGCCGGACAAGCGGCTGGTTGTCATCGGCGGCGGTCCCGACGAAGGGAAAATACGCCGCAAACTCAGTAAAAATATAACCTTTCTCGGCTATCAGCCGAAAGAGAAATTAATTAGCTGTTTACAGCGGGCCAGAGCCTTGGTTTTTGCCGCGGAAGAGGATTTTGGCATCACTCCCGTTGAAGCTCAGGCTTGCGGCGCGCCGGTTATTGCTTATGGCCGCGGCGGCGTTACGGAAAGCATTATCGGGGATGGCGGCGCCGGCCGGCCAACAGGCGTTTTTTTCAGCGAGCAGCGGATCGACAGCCTGAAAAAAGCCGTACAGCAATTTGAGGCGCGCAGCGGGGAATTTAGTCCGCAGGCCTGCAGCCAAAATGCCCTGCGATTTTCCCGGGGCAGGTTCCGGCAAGAATATGAAAGGATTGTGGACGTGTCTGTGAAAAGGCATGCCGGGGAAGGAAACATCGATGATGGTTGGGAATGCTTTGCGGCAAATGATTAAAACCTGTTGGAATTTCCGGGAAATGATATTCCAGTTGACCAAGAATGAAATTGTCAAGCGGTACAAAGGATCTTACGCCGGTGTTCTGTGGTCGCTGCTGACGCCGTTGCTGATGCTGGCCATTTATACCTTCGTATTTTCTTTTGTATTCACGCCCCGCTGGGCAGTGAACCATAGCCAGGCTTCTTCTTCCTTTGCTTTGGTACTTTTTTGCGGCCTTACGGTTTTTACTATTTTTTCCGATGTGATTGCCCGGTCGCCCGGGCTGATTACGGGCAATGCAAATTATGTAAAGAAAATAATCTTTCCCCTGGAACTGCTGCCGGTGAGCATAGTTGGCTGCGCCGTATTCAATAGTTTATTCGGTTTTGGCGTATTGCTGGCGGCTCAGTTTCTGCTTCAGGGCTTTATCCCCTGGACCGCCGTCTTTCTGCCGGCGGTACTGCTCCCTTTTATTTTGCTGACAATGGGATTTTGCTGGCTGATATCCAGTCTGGCGGTTTATTTGCGGGATATTGAAAATATAGTGGGCTTCGCCCTCACCGGTTTGATGTTCATGAGTCCGGTTTTTTACCCCCTGGAATCCATCCCCCGGAAGCTGCAATGGCTGTTTTTCCTGAATCCCGTGACCTACGCTGTGGAAGATGCCCGCAATGTGCTGCTTTGGGGCAATCCGCCCAACTGGGGAATATGGGGCCTGGAATGCGGCGCCGGTTTGCTGGTGTTATTGCTCGGTTATATGTGGTTTCAGAAAATCAGGGAAGGTTTCGCTGATGTTATGTAGTCATGTAAAGGTGTGAATATATGAACAACCAACAAAGTGTTCTGGTGCTGGACTCGGTAGGCAAACGGTACAGTCTGTATGACAATCCCC
This window of the Methylomusa anaerophila genome carries:
- a CDS encoding glycosyltransferase family 2 protein, with translation MKEETCPAIALAVPSLNQGKFLRSCLDSILAQQGVRFKIALMDGGSTDETRKIIAEYSPRLAYWRSRPDNGQAAAINEGIAALGACDYVGWLNSDDILLPDALRKMAKLLADRPQAGAVYAQGLIIDEDGRKQADYPTQVFNKARFAKNCFICQPATLIRKTAWDAVGGLDVEFHMCMDYDLWWRLLAQGTLEYLAEYTACSRDYATTKTRTAQLANVREAQKLLHRHCGQVPANWILEEVVWQWKEKKEKKHGRPNIMEKLALVVEFALVYAKRRSLGERGYLP
- a CDS encoding ABC transporter permease, producing MIKTCWNFREMIFQLTKNEIVKRYKGSYAGVLWSLLTPLLMLAIYTFVFSFVFTPRWAVNHSQASSSFALVLFCGLTVFTIFSDVIARSPGLITGNANYVKKIIFPLELLPVSIVGCAVFNSLFGFGVLLAAQFLLQGFIPWTAVFLPAVLLPFILLTMGFCWLISSLAVYLRDIENIVGFALTGLMFMSPVFYPLESIPRKLQWLFFLNPVTYAVEDARNVLLWGNPPNWGIWGLECGAGLLVLLLGYMWFQKIREGFADVM
- a CDS encoding glycosyltransferase family 4 protein — protein: MKTAIIHDWLVNYAGAEAVLAEMLKIYPGADIFTLVDFLPAEARSFLQGRTVSTSCIQALPAAKKYYRNYLPLMPLAVEQFDLSGYELVLSSSHAVAKGVLTGPGQLHISYVHSPMRYAWDLQHQYLQQAGLTSGIKAWLTKWLLHRLRLWDVRTANGVDLFIANSRFIARRIWKIYRRKAVVIYPPVDTESFSLCEDKDDYYIAASRLVPYKRMDLIVEAFGEMPDKRLVVIGGGPDEGKIRRKLSKNITFLGYQPKEKLISCLQRARALVFAAEEDFGITPVEAQACGAPVIAYGRGGVTESIIGDGGAGRPTGVFFSEQRIDSLKKAVQQFEARSGEFSPQACSQNALRFSRGRFRQEYERIVDVSVKRHAGEGNIDDGWECFAAND
- a CDS encoding glycosyltransferase family 4 protein, with product MRIGVDATVLSYGKTGVGHYVENVLAQLAKIDAANEYVLYSNRPIGWQADNSRFQYSIADVRYNNWWMQWTLPGLLKKDKIDLFWGVGFRIPFERSGHCLRVVTVHDLVYRIMPGTLPWKQALHLRTLMPLYLSCADHVIVNSRHTCNDLLTYYNYPAEKITVTPLAADHSSAPPRLPAQTQAVMAKYGIQPGYVLYVGTIEPRKGLDTLFRALSLFRESGSELPCLVLAGNIGWKSKPIIDLVERLQIRRQVTFLRYVPDDDLAALYRGAKIFVYPSLYEGFGLPVLEAMTAGVPVITTNSSSLPEVGGEGALYINPGDHVQLYSFLQELLGNEALRQKYQAKGRQQIKKFSWENTAAKTLDVFHKVFRQR
- a CDS encoding glycosyltransferase family 4 protein — protein: MTIMKSLGIDARMWRHSGIGVYLRNLLPRVVNKLPEVWFVIMGDAGALALGGQLDRENVSLVNFSSPIYGLREQWELRRRLPRCLDGFWSPHYNFPLFFGGKRLVTVHDMCHLALKQFVPGFHRRYYARRMLTQVAKQADAIICVSTFTKEEFNKYVKVPHQRIYTVHNGVDEFFLASATAMQSPPVHYPYILYVGNVKPHKNLPTLLQAFVSLMGEIPHNLVVVGKKEGFIAEDQKVLNFAAGYGGRIVFTGEIDQETLKQYYLHAAMLVFPSLYEGFGLPPLEAMACGCPVIASQAASLPEVCGQSAIYFNPFAPAELACKIKELLNDERRRQLLQGAGRKRAGQFSWDKSAARTVDVIKELLDIT